In Providencia rettgeri, the following proteins share a genomic window:
- a CDS encoding hemolysin family protein, which translates to MLNSLLIVLLLCAISAFFSLSEISLAASRRIKLKLMADEGNINAARVLKLQEMPGMFFTVVQIGLNAVAILAGIVGESAFSPALYDIFIQFLSPSWAQQVSSILSFTIVTSLFILVADLTPKRIGMVKPEAIAIRIVNPMRFCLVILGPFVWFFNGLANLIFKLFKLPTSRNEDITSDDIFAVVEAGAVAGVLRKQEHELIENVFELESRTVPSAMTPRESIIYFDKNESEESIKHKISTQPHSKFLVCAGDIDHVIGYVDSKELLNRVLNGQSLSLKEGAHIRNTLMIPDTLSLSDTLEAFKANAVDFAVILNEYALVMGIITINDVMITLMGDLIGPGQEEQIVVRDENSWLVEGGTPIEDVMRILDIDDFPDFSNYETIAGFMMYRLRRMPKRTDYVKYAGYKFEVVDIDNYKIDQLLVTRLTTVPSPVVVQPGKNTIETADAKQQTKDTEH; encoded by the coding sequence ATGCTCAACAGTTTATTAATCGTTCTATTATTATGTGCAATCAGCGCATTCTTTTCTTTGTCAGAAATTTCTCTGGCAGCTTCCCGCCGTATTAAACTTAAGCTCATGGCCGATGAGGGCAACATTAACGCGGCTCGCGTGCTTAAATTACAAGAAATGCCGGGAATGTTCTTTACCGTCGTTCAAATTGGTTTAAATGCCGTTGCTATCCTTGCAGGTATTGTCGGGGAATCTGCGTTTTCTCCTGCTTTGTACGATATCTTTATTCAGTTTTTATCCCCAAGCTGGGCCCAACAAGTTTCATCCATCCTATCGTTCACCATTGTCACGAGCTTGTTTATTTTAGTGGCTGATTTAACGCCAAAACGTATCGGTATGGTAAAACCTGAAGCCATTGCTATTCGTATCGTGAATCCGATGCGCTTCTGCTTAGTGATACTGGGCCCATTCGTTTGGTTTTTTAATGGTCTCGCTAACCTAATTTTTAAATTATTCAAATTACCTACATCACGTAATGAAGACATCACTTCTGATGATATTTTTGCGGTTGTTGAAGCGGGTGCTGTCGCGGGTGTGTTACGTAAGCAAGAACATGAATTAATTGAGAATGTCTTTGAACTAGAATCACGTACTGTACCATCGGCTATGACCCCGCGTGAAAGTATCATCTATTTTGACAAAAACGAGTCAGAAGAAAGTATCAAACATAAAATATCAACCCAGCCACATTCTAAGTTCTTGGTCTGTGCGGGGGATATTGACCATGTTATCGGCTATGTTGATTCAAAAGAATTACTTAATCGTGTACTCAATGGGCAAAGTTTAAGCTTAAAAGAAGGTGCTCACATTAGAAATACGCTAATGATCCCTGACACCTTATCACTATCAGATACCTTAGAAGCCTTTAAAGCAAATGCGGTCGATTTTGCTGTTATTCTCAACGAATATGCATTGGTCATGGGTATCATTACCATCAATGATGTAATGATCACTTTAATGGGTGATTTAATTGGTCCAGGGCAAGAAGAGCAAATCGTGGTCCGTGATGAGAATTCTTGGTTAGTTGAAGGTGGAACACCAATCGAAGATGTGATGCGCATTTTGGATATTGATGATTTCCCTGACTTTAGCAACTATGAAACCATCGCAGGGTTTATGATGTACCGGTTAAGAAGAATGCCGAAGCGGACAGATTATGTGAAATATGCGGGTTATAAATTTGAAGTCGTCGATATCGATAATTACAAAATTGACCAACTACTCGTAACTCGCCTTACTACGGTGCCATCACCTGTGGTTGTACAGCCCGGAAAAAATACTATTGAAACGGCTGACGCAAAACAACAAACAAAAGATACTGAACATTAG
- a CDS encoding YgiW/YdeI family stress tolerance OB fold protein: MKKLPIIALVAALASAPVFAANGGFDGPGAVTNTTTQTSKTGGFIGPNSGEMTVAKALDMSDDSWVILRGNIVKQLDHKHYEFTDGTGTINLEISEKRWNGVNVTPKDKVEIRGKIDKDWNSREVEVKQIQIIK; the protein is encoded by the coding sequence ATGAAAAAATTACCTATAATCGCTTTAGTCGCTGCACTCGCAAGTGCACCTGTTTTCGCTGCAAATGGTGGATTTGACGGCCCAGGCGCGGTCACAAATACAACAACTCAAACCTCTAAAACGGGTGGTTTTATCGGCCCAAATAGTGGGGAAATGACGGTTGCAAAAGCGCTTGATATGTCAGATGACAGCTGGGTTATTTTACGTGGGAATATCGTCAAACAACTCGACCATAAACATTATGAATTCACCGATGGTACTGGCACTATTAATTTAGAAATCAGCGAAAAGCGTTGGAATGGTGTAAATGTGACGCCAAAAGATAAAGTTGAAATTCGCGGTAAAATTGATAAAGACTGGAACTCAAGAGAAGTCGAAGTTAAACAAATCCAAATTATTAAATAA
- the nudK gene encoding GDP-mannose pyrophosphatase NudK produces MTVKRPNIRNIQEKLLSDNWYILKKYTYELQRQDGSWQQQEREVYDRGNGAVILLYNKIKNSIILIRQFRMPVYVNGYSDFLIEAAAGLLENASPEARIIAETEEETGFKVDKIQKVFEAFMSPGSVTEKLHFYIAEYSDNNRQNAGGGLEEEGEDIEVLEWPFPKAIDAIKTGEIVDGKTIMLIQYLALNSILKS; encoded by the coding sequence ATGACTGTAAAACGTCCTAACATACGAAATATTCAAGAGAAACTACTTTCAGATAATTGGTATATTTTAAAAAAATATACTTATGAGTTACAACGACAAGATGGTAGTTGGCAACAGCAAGAGCGCGAAGTCTATGACAGAGGAAATGGCGCTGTTATTTTGTTATATAACAAAATAAAGAATAGCATTATCTTAATTCGGCAATTTCGCATGCCAGTTTATGTGAATGGATATTCTGATTTCCTAATCGAAGCCGCCGCTGGCTTACTCGAAAACGCCTCACCAGAAGCTCGTATTATTGCTGAAACAGAAGAAGAAACAGGTTTTAAAGTCGATAAAATTCAGAAAGTTTTTGAAGCCTTTATGAGCCCTGGCTCAGTCACCGAGAAACTCCACTTTTACATCGCTGAGTACAGTGATAATAACCGTCAAAATGCAGGTGGCGGGCTGGAAGAAGAAGGGGAAGATATTGAAGTGTTAGAGTGGCCTTTCCCTAAAGCCATTGATGCGATAAAAACGGGAGAAATTGTTGATGGTAAAACCATCATGCTGATCCAATACCTCGCTCTAAACTCTATTCTAAAAAGCTAA
- the msrA gene encoding peptide-methionine (S)-S-oxide reductase MsrA produces the protein MPFNKFHSASIAQPLPGRATAMTYSPYHALNHHSIEIIPKNMKVAYFAMGCFWGVERLFWQQAGVYSTSVGYCGGVTPNPTYEEVCSERTGHAEAVRVVFDPQIISYTQLLALFWENHDPAQGMRQGNDMGSQYRSAIYTVSDEQDQQAMETLQAYQEAMKAQHDPRAITTEIAPLDTFYFAEDYHQQYLYKNPNGYCGLGGIGVCLPPSLKS, from the coding sequence ATGCCTTTTAATAAATTTCACTCTGCAAGTATTGCACAACCTCTGCCCGGCAGAGCAACTGCTATGACCTACTCACCATATCATGCACTTAACCATCATTCGATTGAGATTATTCCTAAGAATATGAAAGTTGCTTATTTTGCCATGGGCTGTTTTTGGGGAGTCGAACGACTATTTTGGCAGCAAGCTGGTGTTTATTCAACATCTGTAGGGTATTGTGGTGGTGTGACCCCTAACCCTACCTACGAAGAAGTTTGCTCAGAGCGAACTGGCCACGCAGAAGCGGTTCGTGTTGTTTTTGACCCGCAAATTATCAGTTACACCCAATTATTAGCTTTATTTTGGGAAAACCATGACCCCGCACAAGGTATGCGCCAAGGGAATGATATGGGGAGTCAATATCGTTCTGCCATTTATACTGTGTCTGATGAACAAGACCAACAAGCGATGGAGACACTGCAAGCTTACCAAGAGGCAATGAAAGCACAACATGACCCTCGTGCAATCACAACCGAAATAGCCCCATTAGACACTTTCTATTTCGCAGAAGATTACCACCAGCAGTATTTATACAAAAATCCAAATGGATATTGTGGATTAGGAGGAATTGGTGTTTGTTTACCACCTTCATTAAAAAGCTAA
- a CDS encoding YtfJ family protein translates to MIRNYLLLICLLGVSAVASAANIQLNQSVSAISVTDKGELVMNNEGKLEYQPWKSQQLVGKVRTIQHIAGRSSAKELNAPLVEAIKQAKFPHDTYQTTTIINTDDAIFGTGVFVKNSVEDSKKEFPYSQFIVDSEGTVKNAWGLKPESSAIIVLDNQGKVLFFKDGELNTQEIQKVISLLVSSLNQ, encoded by the coding sequence ATGATAAGAAATTATTTACTTTTAATATGTTTGCTTGGGGTATCAGCAGTAGCTTCTGCAGCAAATATTCAATTAAACCAATCTGTTTCTGCTATTTCCGTCACCGATAAAGGTGAGCTTGTGATGAATAATGAAGGGAAGTTGGAGTATCAACCGTGGAAAAGCCAACAACTCGTTGGGAAGGTGCGTACTATACAGCACATTGCAGGCCGCTCTTCAGCAAAAGAGCTCAATGCCCCCTTAGTTGAAGCTATCAAGCAAGCCAAATTCCCTCATGATACCTATCAGACAACGACAATCATTAATACCGATGATGCAATTTTTGGTACTGGTGTCTTTGTTAAAAATAGCGTTGAAGATAGCAAAAAAGAGTTTCCTTACTCACAATTTATTGTTGATAGTGAGGGGACAGTAAAGAACGCATGGGGCTTGAAACCAGAAAGCTCGGCGATCATCGTATTGGATAATCAAGGAAAAGTGTTGTTTTTCAAAGATGGTGAATTAAATACCCAAGAAATTCAAAAAGTCATTAGCTTATTAGTCTCATCGCTAAACCAATAA
- the qseC gene encoding quorum sensing histidine kinase QseC — MKTFSLRLKLTLMLLLLALLTWGIASSLAWYQSYKTINELFDTQQMAFAKRLSVLPSDFELSRPSLTKTKKLLRKNRGHQDDDALAFAIFTPVGEMVLNDGDNGRDIVYQFKREGFTDGMIEGSDDPWRFVWLKSQDGQYVIAVGQEWEYRQEMATDIMVAQFMPWLIALPIMLLLFLWLLTRALRPLKDVAKQLYHRKPDELTPVQVTRIPSEVRPIIDSMNVLFGRINDMFARERQFTSDAAHELRSPLAALRVQAEVVQIAGNNNAVRNHAVANLSEGIDRATRLVDQLLMLSRLESSTQLDDITVVSWPALIESAIKDVEPEAQEQQTTIINTLVSCPPDFQGQPLLLNALLRNLLNNAIRYGKIAGRVEIILYTDHLEIQDDGDGVTPEVLQRLGERFYRPPGQEKTGSGLGLSIVKRVAQLHHLQVIFTHGTNGGFCAKVYWNEIKT; from the coding sequence ATGAAGACATTTAGTCTTAGGCTGAAACTCACGTTAATGCTACTCCTATTAGCTTTGCTGACATGGGGGATCGCCAGTTCGCTAGCCTGGTATCAAAGCTATAAAACGATCAATGAACTGTTTGATACCCAGCAAATGGCGTTTGCTAAACGGTTATCTGTTTTGCCATCAGACTTCGAATTGAGCCGGCCTTCACTGACTAAAACCAAAAAATTATTACGCAAGAACCGCGGGCATCAGGATGACGATGCACTGGCATTTGCTATCTTTACACCTGTTGGTGAAATGGTTTTAAACGACGGTGATAATGGTAGAGATATTGTCTATCAATTTAAACGAGAAGGTTTTACGGATGGAATGATCGAAGGAAGTGACGATCCTTGGCGCTTTGTATGGCTAAAATCTCAAGATGGTCAATATGTTATCGCGGTAGGGCAGGAGTGGGAATACCGGCAAGAAATGGCAACCGATATTATGGTGGCACAATTTATGCCTTGGTTAATTGCTTTGCCAATTATGTTATTGCTATTTTTATGGCTGCTTACACGAGCTTTACGTCCATTGAAGGATGTAGCAAAGCAGTTGTATCACCGAAAACCCGATGAATTAACCCCAGTACAAGTAACGCGTATTCCTAGTGAAGTCAGACCTATTATTGACTCTATGAATGTGTTGTTTGGCCGTATTAATGACATGTTTGCTCGCGAGCGACAATTTACCTCGGATGCTGCTCATGAATTACGTAGCCCACTCGCAGCGTTAAGGGTGCAGGCGGAAGTGGTACAAATTGCGGGGAATAATAACGCGGTTCGTAACCATGCAGTGGCGAATTTATCGGAAGGTATTGATAGGGCGACTAGGCTTGTTGACCAACTACTCATGTTGTCTCGGCTAGAATCATCCACGCAACTCGATGATATTACAGTTGTATCTTGGCCCGCATTAATTGAATCGGCGATAAAAGATGTGGAGCCCGAAGCTCAAGAGCAGCAAACAACGATAATAAACACGTTAGTTAGTTGCCCCCCTGATTTTCAAGGCCAACCATTACTACTCAACGCGTTACTGAGAAATTTACTCAATAATGCAATACGTTATGGAAAAATAGCGGGGCGAGTTGAGATTATTTTGTATACAGATCATCTTGAAATTCAAGATGATGGTGATGGCGTGACACCTGAGGTTTTACAGCGCCTAGGTGAACGTTTTTATCGTCCGCCGGGGCAAGAAAAGACAGGGAGTGGCTTAGGGCTCTCTATTGTTAAACGAGTTGCACAATTGCATCATTTGCAGGTTATTTTTACTCACGGTACTAATGGTGGATTTTGTGCCAAAGTCTATTGGAATGAAATAAAAACGTGA
- a CDS encoding DUF1107 domain-containing protein → MKIFNRYNPSKIALYVKTLFRGRLYIKDFGAFEFNYGKILPPKISDKRHYNVMSEVNKQVSLLQAELG, encoded by the coding sequence ATGAAAATTTTTAACCGTTATAACCCATCGAAGATTGCTCTTTACGTCAAAACGCTATTCCGTGGCAGGCTCTATATTAAGGATTTTGGGGCATTTGAGTTTAATTATGGGAAAATTCTACCACCTAAAATCAGTGATAAGCGCCATTACAATGTGATGAGTGAGGTCAATAAACAGGTTTCATTATTGCAGGCGGAACTGGGTTAG
- the tamA gene encoding autotransporter assembly complex protein TamA, translating into MSKYPLICFLCLTAAVPVAHAANLRLNIEGLEGQLNQNVRVQLSNISQDEVVPNGRFRARVEKAIKEGLKPLGYYQPTVEFSYEEKTPPARSVLTAKVTPGEPILLKGVNVELQGGAKTDPAYEKMLKQYTPKLDTVQNDGEYEEFKGRFNSLAVRKGYFDAMMEKSQLGISLDHHAAYWDFDFNSGERYRFGAISYSGSQIREDYLNNLAPFKKGEYYTSEQLAEFNRRLAETGWFTSAIVTPRIVSARKENSYELPMEAVMTPRAKNFIELGGGYATDVGPRVKATWNKPWINSRGQSLTSNISLSQPEQLIDASYKIPLKANPLEQYYAVQGGFKRTDLNDTQANTTTLNVSRNWDYSSGWQYGVNMRWMLSNFTQANVTNTTMLLYPGAYVSRIRQRGGVMPTWGDSQRYSIDYSNKIWGSDIDFAVLQAKNVWIRTPWEGHRFVVRGNIGWIETNDFDKVPPDLRFFAGGDGSVRGYGYQKISPEDSKGKLTGASKLAVGSVEYQYNFTGNWWGATFIDSGEAVDNFKDNDFKTGAGIGIRWVSPVGPIKLDLAKPIGDPDNNKIQFYIGLGTEL; encoded by the coding sequence GTGTCGAAATACCCTCTAATTTGTTTTCTCTGCCTAACTGCGGCAGTGCCAGTGGCACACGCAGCTAATCTTCGTCTTAATATTGAAGGCCTTGAAGGACAACTTAATCAAAACGTTCGTGTACAGCTATCTAATATATCGCAAGATGAAGTTGTGCCAAACGGCCGTTTTCGAGCCCGTGTTGAGAAAGCAATTAAAGAAGGTTTAAAGCCTTTAGGCTATTACCAACCCACGGTTGAGTTTAGCTATGAAGAAAAAACCCCGCCTGCTCGGTCCGTTTTAACCGCCAAGGTCACTCCTGGGGAACCTATTTTATTAAAAGGGGTGAATGTTGAGTTACAAGGTGGAGCAAAAACGGATCCAGCCTATGAAAAGATGCTCAAACAATATACGCCAAAGCTTGATACTGTTCAAAATGATGGCGAATACGAAGAATTCAAAGGGCGCTTTAACAGCTTAGCGGTTCGTAAAGGTTATTTTGATGCGATGATGGAGAAAAGCCAATTGGGTATTTCTCTTGATCACCATGCGGCATATTGGGATTTTGATTTTAACAGTGGTGAACGCTATCGGTTTGGTGCCATTTCTTATTCAGGCTCACAAATTCGTGAAGATTACCTGAACAACCTTGCGCCTTTCAAAAAAGGGGAATACTACACATCAGAGCAACTCGCTGAATTTAATCGTCGGTTAGCAGAAACAGGTTGGTTCACTTCTGCGATTGTGACGCCTCGCATCGTGAGTGCTCGAAAAGAAAACTCCTATGAATTGCCGATGGAAGCGGTGATGACGCCTAGAGCCAAAAATTTTATTGAGCTTGGTGGGGGGTATGCAACAGATGTAGGTCCTCGCGTTAAAGCGACATGGAATAAGCCGTGGATCAACTCCCGTGGGCAGAGTTTAACGTCAAATATTAGTTTATCCCAACCAGAACAATTAATTGATGCGAGCTATAAAATTCCATTAAAAGCGAACCCGCTTGAGCAATATTATGCGGTTCAAGGGGGCTTTAAACGGACAGATTTAAATGATACCCAAGCGAATACAACAACCTTGAATGTGTCTCGTAATTGGGATTATTCATCCGGTTGGCAGTATGGTGTAAACATGCGTTGGATGCTGAGTAACTTTACCCAAGCCAACGTGACGAATACGACCATGTTGCTATATCCCGGGGCCTATGTGAGCCGCATTCGCCAACGCGGCGGTGTGATGCCAACATGGGGTGATAGCCAACGTTATTCTATTGATTATTCGAATAAAATATGGGGTTCAGATATCGACTTCGCTGTACTACAAGCCAAAAATGTATGGATCAGAACGCCATGGGAAGGTCATCGCTTTGTTGTTCGTGGAAATATCGGTTGGATTGAAACCAATGACTTCGACAAAGTTCCACCGGACTTGCGTTTCTTTGCGGGTGGTGACGGCAGCGTGCGTGGATATGGCTATCAAAAGATCTCGCCAGAAGATAGTAAAGGTAAACTAACAGGGGCATCAAAATTGGCGGTAGGCTCTGTGGAATACCAATATAACTTTACAGGGAATTGGTGGGGAGCAACCTTTATTGATAGTGGTGAAGCCGTTGATAATTTTAAAGATAATGATTTTAAAACGGGTGCGGGAATTGGTATCCGCTGGGTCTCACCGGTTGGGCCGATAAAATTAGACTTAGCAAAACCTATCGGTGATCCAGATAACAACAAAATACAGTTTTATATCGGCTTGGGGACTGAGTTATGA
- the qseB gene encoding quorum sensing response regulator transcription factor QseB has protein sequence MRILLIEDDRLIGDGLKVGLTQLGFTVDWFMDGKQGQLAVFDAPYDAVVLDLSLPNIDGMDILKHWRKEGRDEPVLILTARDALDQRVQGLQQGADDYLCKPFALMEVMARLQALIRRRSGQLSSKLTHGDVEMDPIAMTVTQQGEPVQLKGKEFALLSLFMHNPNKVFSRPLIEEKLYNWDEEVSSNSVEVHIHHLRRKLGNKFIRTIHGVGYRLGDDT, from the coding sequence ATGCGAATTCTTTTAATTGAAGATGACCGGTTAATTGGTGACGGTTTAAAAGTGGGTTTAACGCAGCTAGGGTTTACGGTTGATTGGTTTATGGATGGTAAACAAGGACAACTGGCTGTATTTGATGCACCTTATGATGCTGTTGTACTCGACCTTTCGTTACCCAATATTGATGGCATGGATATTTTAAAACATTGGCGCAAAGAAGGGCGTGATGAGCCTGTCTTGATTTTGACGGCACGAGATGCATTGGATCAACGTGTTCAAGGGCTTCAGCAAGGGGCTGATGATTATCTGTGTAAACCATTCGCTTTAATGGAAGTCATGGCGCGTTTGCAAGCGTTGATCCGCCGCAGAAGTGGGCAGCTGTCTTCTAAACTTACGCATGGCGATGTCGAAATGGACCCAATTGCAATGACGGTGACACAGCAAGGTGAGCCTGTACAGCTAAAAGGCAAAGAGTTCGCTTTACTGTCTTTATTTATGCATAACCCAAATAAAGTTTTTTCTCGCCCTTTAATTGAAGAAAAATTATATAACTGGGATGAGGAAGTCTCTAGTAACTCGGTTGAGGTACACATCCACCATTTACGACGTAAATTAGGTAATAAATTTATTCGAACTATTCACGGTGTAGGCTATCGGTTAGGTGATGATACATGA
- a CDS encoding cupin domain-containing protein, whose translation MIRCVRMWTGEDGNSLFEEGTLELNNVTGGDSQTSPIAASELTFRETVSGGSFDWHQDPVPRYVITLSGTLEFETKDGSKFIINPGDILLAQDNTGTGHKWRLIGDEPWRRAYVVYQEGTDLSFTPTQK comes from the coding sequence ATGATACGCTGCGTTCGTATGTGGACAGGAGAAGATGGAAATTCTCTATTTGAAGAAGGCACTCTTGAGCTCAATAATGTCACAGGTGGAGATAGCCAGACCTCCCCCATTGCAGCTAGTGAGCTGACCTTCCGTGAAACAGTTTCCGGTGGCTCTTTTGATTGGCATCAAGACCCAGTCCCTCGTTATGTCATTACCCTTTCAGGCACTTTAGAATTCGAAACTAAAGATGGCTCTAAATTTATCATCAATCCAGGTGATATTTTACTGGCACAAGATAATACCGGAACCGGCCATAAATGGCGGCTTATTGGTGATGAACCTTGGCGTCGTGCTTATGTTGTCTACCAAGAAGGCACCGACCTTAGCTTCACTCCAACACAAAAATAG